A section of the Quatrionicoccus australiensis genome encodes:
- a CDS encoding J domain-containing protein — MKHETYYDLLEVSPDADLAEISQAYLRISKQQAADKSSMEAALRKELVDRAYETLSSPTRRNDYDAGLSQNQLMPNAGERPLYIEVGLEPNKASPIRRLLTVIASVMVIGLVIQAVVIFMSYQRAKVIMEENGPSPAAEKVYLQEFYQTYGIRAASRGEAELLLADMKKKEQQTRDEAQNKQLMENEARKQKQFEEESRRIGAEVSANIQQAEQEAARQKEAELRQKEERERAEKAEERARLDNEMNRLRARRYSE; from the coding sequence ATGAAACACGAAACTTATTACGACTTGCTGGAGGTATCGCCGGACGCTGACCTGGCCGAGATAAGCCAGGCCTATTTGCGGATTTCAAAGCAGCAGGCCGCCGACAAAAGCTCCATGGAAGCCGCGCTGCGCAAAGAACTCGTCGACCGGGCCTACGAGACCCTTTCCAGTCCGACCCGACGCAACGATTACGATGCCGGACTGTCGCAGAATCAACTGATGCCCAATGCCGGCGAACGGCCGCTTTATATTGAAGTCGGACTCGAGCCGAACAAGGCAAGCCCGATCCGGCGCCTGCTCACGGTGATTGCCAGCGTGATGGTGATCGGCCTGGTCATCCAGGCGGTTGTGATCTTCATGTCCTACCAGCGCGCCAAGGTAATCATGGAAGAGAACGGTCCCTCACCGGCCGCGGAAAAGGTATACCTGCAGGAGTTCTACCAGACCTATGGCATCCGTGCCGCCAGTCGGGGAGAAGCGGAATTGCTGCTGGCCGACATGAAAAAGAAGGAACAGCAGACGCGCGACGAAGCCCAGAACAAGCAGCTCATGGAAAATGAAGCGCGCAAGCAAAAGCAGTTCGAGGAAGAGTCACGCCGCATTGGCGCCGAGGTGTCGGCGAATATCCAGCAAGCCGAACAGGAAGCCGCCCGCCAGAAGGAAGCCGAATTGCGCCAGAAGGAAGAACGGGAACGGGCCGAAAAAGCCGAAGAGCGCGCCCGCCTCGATAACGAGATGAATCGCCTGCGCGCGCGCCGATACTCGGAATAA
- a CDS encoding DUF4124 domain-containing protein, protein MRKALLLFIAMHVSLAHAETFKCSKAGGTSYYSDTPCGTDKTVRVEQTLATSANGQISQKLLGKMHDLCKDSVKDWIPYSDPRNFTYRDGSRLIGKNVVMKSPKGGSQPAVRFNLEASSRSSSNRYGGMETYYCYVTPSDMPSVIGIYTQLME, encoded by the coding sequence TTGCGTAAAGCCCTGCTTTTGTTCATTGCCATGCATGTGTCGTTGGCGCATGCCGAAACATTCAAATGTTCCAAGGCCGGAGGCACCAGCTATTACTCGGACACCCCCTGCGGCACGGACAAGACGGTTCGCGTCGAACAAACCCTGGCAACATCGGCAAACGGCCAGATCAGTCAGAAACTGCTCGGGAAGATGCACGACCTGTGCAAGGATTCGGTCAAGGACTGGATTCCCTACAGTGATCCGAGAAATTTCACCTATCGCGATGGAAGCCGGCTGATCGGCAAGAATGTCGTGATGAAATCCCCAAAGGGTGGCTCGCAGCCGGCCGTCCGCTTCAATCTGGAAGCAAGCAGCAGATCATCTTCCAACCGCTACGGCGGCATGGAGACCTACTATTGCTACGTCACCCCCAGTGACATGCCCTCGGTGATCGGCATTTATACCCAGTTGATGGAATAG
- a CDS encoding PA4780 family RIO1-like protein kinase, with protein sequence MKTPARIEPLVVDGLVDSVVRQLMSGKEAMVYVVQCGDEFRCAKVYKEANKRSFRQAVDYTEGRKIKNSRQARAMQKGSRYGRQEQEAAWQHAEVDALYRLAAAGVRVPTPYNFHEGVLLMELVADEDGEPAPRLNDVQLSPEIAREYHAMLVRQVVRMLCAGIVHGDLSEYNVLVDSAGPVIIDLPQAIDAAANNNASRMLERDVDNLATYFGQFAPELRQTSYGKEIWALYESGKLQPESELTGIFTPPETVADLDEIMQVIDAAAAADADRRARKAALEQGLASQDEF encoded by the coding sequence TTGAAGACCCCGGCCCGGATCGAGCCGCTGGTGGTCGATGGCCTGGTCGACTCGGTCGTCCGCCAGTTGATGAGCGGCAAGGAAGCCATGGTCTATGTCGTGCAGTGCGGCGACGAGTTCCGTTGCGCCAAGGTGTACAAGGAAGCCAACAAGCGCAGTTTCCGCCAGGCGGTCGACTACACCGAAGGCCGCAAAATCAAGAACAGCCGGCAGGCCCGCGCCATGCAGAAGGGGTCGCGCTACGGTCGCCAGGAGCAGGAAGCGGCCTGGCAGCATGCCGAGGTCGATGCACTGTACCGGCTGGCTGCCGCCGGCGTACGCGTGCCGACGCCGTACAACTTCCACGAAGGCGTGCTGCTCATGGAGCTGGTCGCCGACGAGGACGGCGAACCGGCGCCCCGCCTCAACGATGTCCAGTTGAGCCCCGAAATCGCCCGCGAATACCACGCCATGCTCGTCCGCCAGGTCGTGCGCATGCTCTGTGCCGGCATCGTGCATGGCGATCTTTCCGAATACAACGTGCTGGTCGACAGCGCCGGCCCGGTCATCATCGACCTGCCGCAGGCGATCGATGCGGCCGCCAACAACAACGCCAGCCGCATGCTGGAACGCGACGTGGACAACCTCGCCACCTATTTTGGCCAGTTTGCCCCGGAACTGCGCCAGACCAGCTACGGCAAGGAAATCTGGGCGCTTTATGAAAGCGGCAAGCTGCAGCCGGAAAGCGAGTTGACCGGCATCTTCACGCCGCCGGAAACCGTAGCTGACCTCGATGAAATCATGCAGGTCATCGACGCGGCCGCTGCGGCCGATGCCGACCGCCGGGCACGCAAGGCAGCGCTGGAGCAGGGCCTGGCCAGCCAGGATGAATTCTGA
- the serB gene encoding phosphoserine phosphatase SerB — MNLIIQGGALPTFLLERILAATGTSTVEPRPPQVVCIRNATRTAEFDALIPLIEAEKLDWAFIPAGRKLSDYKLICFDMDSTLITIECIDELADFAGKKDEVSAVTEAAMRGEIDYRESLRRRLALLAGLDARVLARVFGERLLLSPGTRELLEAAQNAGLRTAILSGGFTYFTERLRIELGFDFATSNELEISGGKLTGRVVGDIVDAAAKAHHTTRLTDELGLRKEQVIAVGDGANDLLMMAQAGLSVAFRAKPATRAKADVAINFGGLDALLKLFD, encoded by the coding sequence ATGAACCTGATCATCCAGGGCGGCGCACTGCCCACCTTCCTGCTCGAACGCATTTTGGCCGCTACCGGCACGTCGACCGTTGAGCCGCGCCCGCCGCAGGTCGTCTGCATCAGGAACGCTACGCGCACGGCCGAGTTCGATGCGCTGATCCCGCTGATCGAAGCGGAAAAGCTCGACTGGGCCTTCATCCCGGCCGGCAGGAAGCTCTCCGATTACAAGCTGATCTGTTTCGACATGGATTCGACGCTGATCACTATCGAGTGCATCGACGAACTGGCCGACTTTGCCGGCAAGAAGGACGAAGTGTCGGCAGTGACCGAGGCGGCCATGCGCGGCGAGATCGATTACCGCGAAAGCCTGCGCCGCCGCCTGGCACTGCTCGCCGGTCTCGATGCGCGCGTGCTGGCGCGCGTTTTCGGCGAACGCCTGCTGCTCTCGCCGGGCACCCGCGAACTGCTCGAAGCGGCACAGAACGCCGGCCTGCGTACCGCCATCCTGTCCGGCGGCTTCACCTATTTCACCGAGCGCCTGCGCATCGAACTGGGCTTCGACTTCGCGACCTCGAACGAGCTGGAAATCTCCGGCGGCAAGCTGACCGGCCGCGTCGTCGGCGATATCGTCGATGCCGCCGCCAAGGCGCATCACACGACCCGCCTGACCGACGAGCTGGGCTTGCGCAAGGAACAGGTCATCGCCGTCGGCGATGGCGCAAACGACCTGCTGATGATGGCCCAGGCCGGCCTGTCGGTCGCCTTCCGCGCCAAGCCGGCAACGCGCGCCAAGGCCGACGTGGCGATCAATTTCGGTGGCCTCGACGCGTTGCTCAAGCTGTTCGACTAA
- a CDS encoding DUF167 domain-containing protein, whose protein sequence is MKSRKPRRIPPDSDKGMPLDSFCAMDGDTLVLNVLGTPSAGCDAIGQPKGKQLRISVTATPVAGRATDHMVRYLAGEFGVTPDAIEVVFGRYNINKQLRIRAPQALPAVIARHLAQDKLTLDF, encoded by the coding sequence ATGAAGAGCCGCAAACCCCGCCGCATCCCGCCCGACAGCGACAAAGGCATGCCGCTTGATTCCTTCTGCGCAATGGATGGCGATACGCTGGTGCTCAACGTGCTCGGCACGCCAAGTGCCGGCTGCGATGCGATCGGCCAGCCCAAGGGCAAGCAGTTGCGGATCAGCGTCACGGCGACGCCGGTGGCCGGGCGGGCGACCGATCACATGGTGCGCTACCTGGCCGGCGAGTTCGGTGTCACGCCGGACGCCATCGAAGTGGTGTTCGGCCGGTACAATATCAACAAACAGCTGCGCATCCGCGCCCCGCAAGCATTGCCGGCGGTCATCGCAAGGCATCTGGCACAAGACAAACTGACACTCGATTTCTGA
- a CDS encoding transglutaminase-like domain-containing protein, giving the protein MLSPYLAPGKHVDFEHPLVAAKAAELAAGAADEVTLARRCFEFVRDEIEHSVDFWRNPVTCKASDVLRHGTGYCYAKSHLLAALLRANGIPAALCYQRLSVGERGAPYCLHGLNAVFLKDYGWYRIDARGNKPGVAADFCPPREVLAFAIKADDELDLPGIHAAPLAVVTDVLERYADVGEVYAHLPDLEPSTAPEQA; this is encoded by the coding sequence TTGCTCTCTCCCTACCTCGCCCCCGGCAAACACGTCGACTTCGAGCATCCGCTCGTCGCCGCCAAGGCGGCCGAACTGGCCGCCGGTGCTGCCGATGAAGTCACCCTTGCCCGCCGCTGCTTCGAATTCGTGCGCGACGAGATCGAGCACAGTGTCGATTTTTGGCGCAACCCAGTGACCTGCAAGGCCTCCGACGTGCTGCGCCACGGCACCGGCTATTGCTATGCCAAGAGTCACCTGCTCGCCGCCCTGCTGCGCGCCAACGGCATTCCCGCCGCGCTCTGCTACCAGCGCCTGTCGGTCGGCGAGCGCGGCGCGCCCTATTGCCTGCACGGCCTGAATGCCGTGTTCCTCAAGGACTACGGCTGGTATCGCATCGACGCACGCGGCAACAAGCCGGGCGTCGCCGCCGACTTCTGCCCGCCGCGCGAGGTGCTCGCCTTCGCCATCAAGGCGGACGACGAGCTCGATCTCCCGGGTATTCATGCCGCACCGCTCGCCGTCGTTACCGACGTGCTGGAGCGCTATGCGGACGTCGGCGAAGTCTATGCCCATCTGCCCGATCTCGAACCATCCACTGCCCCCGAACAAGCATGA
- a CDS encoding DUF2442 domain-containing protein — protein sequence MPSQTETQENSAAGVVPAAPWRIQAISVLPDFRLALTFRDGLTGIADFSAIKTTPNPGIYAPLADTDFFAQVQIELGVPTWPNGADFDPAWLHENLSAGKLWSVPY from the coding sequence ATGCCAAGCCAGACAGAAACCCAGGAAAATTCAGCCGCTGGAGTAGTTCCAGCGGCGCCATGGCGCATTCAGGCCATTTCTGTATTGCCTGATTTTCGACTTGCCCTGACCTTCCGCGATGGCTTGACCGGCATTGCCGACTTCTCGGCGATCAAAACGACACCCAACCCCGGCATCTACGCCCCATTGGCCGACACCGATTTCTTCGCTCAGGTACAGATCGAACTTGGCGTACCCACCTGGCCGAATGGCGCGGACTTCGATCCGGCGTGGTTACATGAGAATTTATCTGCAGGAAAACTGTGGTCTGTCCCCTATTGA
- a CDS encoding DUF4160 domain-containing protein has product MPTISQFFGIVIQMFWQEHAPPHFHALYAEHEALIDIRTLEVIRGSLPRRALNLTIEWAIEHRPELMEDWELCQARQKPRKIQPLE; this is encoded by the coding sequence ATGCCGACCATCAGCCAGTTCTTCGGCATCGTCATCCAGATGTTCTGGCAGGAACATGCACCTCCGCACTTTCATGCGCTGTATGCGGAACATGAAGCCCTGATCGATATTCGAACGCTGGAAGTCATTCGCGGCAGCCTGCCCAGGCGAGCATTGAATCTGACGATAGAATGGGCCATCGAACACCGGCCAGAACTGATGGAGGATTGGGAACTATGCCAAGCCAGACAGAAACCCAGGAAAATTCAGCCGCTGGAGTAG